The following are encoded in a window of Gramella sp. MT6 genomic DNA:
- a CDS encoding phosphatase PAP2 family protein, which produces MWEQIEQWDRDLFIYLNNLGIERYDAFWIFVTNPRHWIPLYLLFFLFFFLAFHWRKASFSSLFLLATVFTTWGLTNLVKGIALRLRPNNTPELEEVIRILQEPTNYSFFSGHSSTSFAATTFIVLVISQKTKWIYLAYIWPIIFVMSRIYVGVHYPGDIIVGMIVGIVMAIIFYKLYDKSGRRLYF; this is translated from the coding sequence ATGTGGGAACAGATTGAGCAATGGGACAGAGACTTGTTTATTTATCTCAATAATCTGGGTATCGAAAGATACGACGCCTTTTGGATCTTTGTGACCAATCCAAGACACTGGATCCCGCTTTACCTTTTATTCTTTCTTTTTTTCTTTCTGGCTTTTCATTGGAGAAAGGCTTCTTTTTCTTCTTTATTTCTTTTAGCTACCGTTTTTACTACCTGGGGACTTACCAATTTGGTCAAGGGAATAGCTTTACGATTAAGGCCGAATAATACGCCTGAACTCGAGGAAGTAATTAGAATTCTTCAGGAACCAACAAATTATAGTTTTTTTTCAGGACACTCCTCAACTTCCTTTGCTGCCACGACCTTTATTGTTCTGGTAATATCGCAAAAAACGAAATGGATATATCTGGCCTATATCTGGCCGATTATTTTTGTAATGAGCCGAATCTACGTTGGAGTTCATTACCCGGGAGATATTATAGTAGGGATGATCGTGGGCATTGTCATGGCCATAATATTCTATAAGCTTTATGATAAATCGGGCAGGCGATTATATTTCTAG
- a CDS encoding O-methyltransferase, producing MHFLPEDIDDYIVAHSQSEPKLLADLNRETNQKVMQPRMLSGHYQGRVLSLLSKMKTPRSILEIGTYTGYSALCLAEGLAKDGMLHTIDVNEELFDFQKKYFERSDYKNQIKQYLGDATEIIPEIDAKFDLVFIDADKPNYPTYFEIIIDKMNPGGIILSDNVLWSGKVVQKVKKDDESTLALLEYNKMLNEDKRVETVILPIRDGLTLTRVI from the coding sequence ATGCATTTTTTACCCGAAGACATAGACGATTACATTGTAGCCCATTCCCAGTCCGAACCAAAGCTCCTTGCCGACCTCAACCGGGAAACCAATCAAAAAGTGATGCAGCCAAGGATGCTAAGTGGTCACTACCAGGGCCGGGTGCTAAGTTTGCTTTCTAAAATGAAAACACCTAGAAGCATATTGGAGATCGGCACCTACACCGGGTATTCTGCGCTTTGCCTGGCTGAAGGCCTTGCTAAGGACGGAATGTTGCATACTATAGATGTGAATGAAGAATTATTTGATTTTCAGAAAAAGTATTTTGAAAGGTCTGATTATAAAAACCAGATAAAACAATATCTGGGAGATGCGACCGAGATAATCCCTGAAATTGATGCAAAATTTGATCTGGTCTTTATTGATGCAGACAAGCCTAACTATCCTACATATTTCGAAATCATAATCGATAAAATGAACCCCGGCGGAATTATCTTATCAGATAATGTTTTATGGTCTGGGAAGGTCGTTCAAAAGGTAAAAAAAGATGATGAATCTACACTGGCTCTTTTAGAATACAATAAAATGCTGAATGAAGATAAACGTGTAGAAACCGTTATACTGCCTATACGAGACGGCCTTACCTTAACCAGGGTGATCTAG
- the kynU gene encoding kynureninase, producing the protein MQFENTREFARQLDKDDKLSKYREEFIFPKVNGKDVIYFVGNSLGLQPKSAQKYVDEVMKDWAELAVEGHFYAEKSWWDYHERFSEKLAKVVGAKSTEVTVMNTLTVNLHLLMVSFYRPSGKRYKIICEEKAFPSDQYMISSQVRFHGYDPKDAIVEIKKRDGENNFRTEDVLDKIREVGEECALVLIGGVNYYTGQVFDMETITKVGHEVGAFVGWDLAHAAGNIELKLSEWNVDFAAWCSYKYMNSGPGNASGCFINEKYHNKKDIPRFEGWWGHNKERRFLMEPEFQPEPTADAWQISNAPILAMAPYLASLEMFDEVGMPALIEKRNKIVAYLEFVLHEIDKEVDSTFEIITPAEQENRGTQLSVFLHGEGKELFRYLMDEGVITDWREPNVIRLAPAPFYCSYEDMFEFGQILKKGILSKQD; encoded by the coding sequence ATGCAGTTCGAGAATACCAGGGAATTTGCCAGACAACTAGATAAGGACGATAAACTTTCGAAGTACAGGGAAGAATTCATCTTTCCTAAAGTGAATGGAAAAGACGTGATCTATTTTGTAGGTAATTCTTTGGGACTGCAACCTAAAAGCGCTCAGAAGTATGTTGATGAGGTGATGAAAGACTGGGCAGAACTTGCGGTGGAAGGTCATTTTTATGCTGAAAAATCCTGGTGGGACTATCATGAAAGATTTTCAGAAAAACTCGCCAAGGTAGTAGGAGCAAAATCTACTGAAGTTACTGTGATGAATACGCTCACTGTGAATCTTCACTTATTAATGGTTTCATTTTACAGGCCATCTGGAAAACGCTATAAGATCATTTGTGAAGAAAAGGCTTTTCCTAGCGATCAATATATGATCTCCAGCCAAGTAAGGTTTCATGGGTATGATCCTAAAGATGCAATAGTGGAAATCAAAAAGCGTGATGGAGAGAATAATTTCAGGACTGAAGATGTGTTGGATAAGATAAGGGAAGTAGGCGAGGAGTGTGCTCTAGTGCTTATTGGAGGAGTTAATTATTATACCGGACAGGTTTTTGATATGGAAACCATTACCAAAGTGGGCCATGAGGTGGGAGCTTTCGTAGGCTGGGACCTTGCGCATGCTGCAGGAAATATCGAGCTGAAATTAAGCGAATGGAATGTAGATTTTGCGGCCTGGTGCAGCTATAAATATATGAATTCAGGTCCTGGAAATGCTTCCGGATGTTTCATTAATGAAAAATATCATAACAAAAAAGATATTCCAAGATTTGAAGGCTGGTGGGGTCATAATAAAGAAAGACGCTTCTTAATGGAACCCGAATTTCAACCTGAACCAACGGCAGATGCCTGGCAAATTAGCAATGCGCCAATTCTGGCAATGGCACCATACTTAGCGTCTCTGGAAATGTTTGATGAGGTGGGAATGCCTGCCTTGATTGAGAAACGAAATAAAATCGTAGCCTATTTAGAATTTGTGCTACATGAAATTGATAAGGAAGTAGATAGTACTTTTGAGATCATTACGCCAGCAGAACAGGAAAATAGAGGAACCCAATTATCTGTATTTTTACACGGAGAAGGGAAAGAGTTATTCCGTTATTTAATGGACGAAGGTGTGATCACAGATTGGCGTGAACCTAATGTGATAAGGCTGGCTCCAGCACCATTTTACTGTTCGTATGAAGATATGTTTGAATTCGGGCAGATCCTGAAAAAAGGTATTTTGAGCAAGCAAGATTAA
- a CDS encoding SDR family oxidoreductase: MWKLDNKKALITGGTKGIGRACVIEFLKLGAEVFFTSRSEDDIKAFEKELKNKGYKVHGIKADSAKKEDRESIVKWIDKNWGKLDVLVNNAGINIRKRANDYSEEEFRKVLEINLIAPFEISRLLFSNLKNSGNASIINVASSAAIQDVGTGTPYAMSKSGLLQQSRSLAVEWAGEGIRVNSVSPWFTKTPLTEGFLHNEEKMNSILNRTPLNRVAEAEEISSIISFLAMDKSSFITGQNIIADGGMSINAL, from the coding sequence ATGTGGAAACTTGACAACAAAAAGGCTTTGATCACCGGCGGAACAAAAGGCATTGGTCGTGCCTGCGTGATCGAATTCTTAAAATTGGGGGCTGAAGTTTTTTTTACCTCAAGAAGTGAGGACGATATCAAGGCCTTTGAAAAAGAATTAAAAAATAAAGGCTATAAGGTACATGGCATCAAAGCCGATTCTGCAAAAAAAGAAGATCGCGAAAGTATCGTGAAATGGATAGATAAAAATTGGGGCAAACTGGATGTGCTAGTTAATAATGCCGGCATTAATATTCGTAAAAGAGCGAATGATTATTCTGAAGAGGAATTTAGAAAAGTACTTGAAATCAACCTTATCGCTCCTTTCGAAATTAGCAGATTGCTATTTTCAAACCTTAAAAATTCCGGAAACGCCTCGATCATCAACGTTGCCTCCTCTGCAGCTATACAGGATGTAGGAACCGGGACTCCGTATGCCATGTCCAAATCTGGTCTTTTACAACAATCTAGAAGTCTGGCTGTAGAATGGGCAGGTGAAGGCATCAGGGTTAACTCGGTATCCCCATGGTTTACCAAAACGCCATTAACCGAAGGATTTCTTCATAATGAAGAAAAAATGAATTCAATTCTAAACCGAACCCCGCTAAACCGGGTTGCAGAAGCTGAAGAAATATCTTCGATCATCTCCTTTTTAGCAATGGATAAATCATCCTTTATTACCGGGCAGAATATTATTGCCGATGGCGGTATGAGCATTAATGCACTGTAA
- a CDS encoding lmo0937 family membrane protein, with translation MRDLIWLIIVLLVIGWLVGYFAFPDLGSIIHILIVLAVILILYKLLTGRRL, from the coding sequence ATGAGAGATTTAATTTGGCTTATTATCGTTTTACTGGTAATTGGATGGCTAGTGGGATATTTTGCATTCCCAGACCTTGGAAGCATAATTCACATTCTAATAGTATTAGCCGTTATACTTATTCTTTATAAGTTACTTACCGGAAGGCGACTTTAG
- a CDS encoding cryptochrome/photolyase family protein, giving the protein MAEELKTLRLILGDQLNHKHSWYNGNQDNITYVMMEMRQETDYVQHHIQKVIGFFSSMRNFSEYLEERDHKVIYLSINDENNLQALDKNIQKLVSENGFKKFEYQLPDEYRLDEQLKDLCNDLEIPTESFDSEHFLTKRSELEEFYQGKKQLTMEYFYRYMRKKHGILMATEKDPEGGKWNFDKSNRKKWKGEPEIPHERGFRKDVSAIHEEIEKAGIKTIGKVDNTNFNWPTSREDSLSVLNYFCKNLLVHFGDYQDALHTEQEYLFHSRLSFSMNTKMLHPREVIDSVIDHYYENKDTIDISQVEGFVRQILGWREYMRGIYWKEMPGYRRSNKLGNQNQLPAFYWDADTKMNCLHHSIKNSLENAYAHHIQRLMITGNYALLTQTHPDEVDQWYLGIYIDAIEWVEITNTRGMSQFADGGIVATKPYVSSGSYINKMSNYCKDCHYKVSKKTEEDACPFNSLYWNFLDSKREEFKDNQRMNMMMSLLDKKDPEEMDKIRKRANSIINKPSDF; this is encoded by the coding sequence ATGGCTGAAGAATTAAAAACCCTACGCCTCATCCTTGGCGACCAGTTAAATCATAAACATAGCTGGTATAATGGAAATCAGGACAACATTACGTATGTGATGATGGAGATGAGGCAGGAGACAGATTACGTGCAACATCATATCCAGAAGGTCATAGGTTTTTTCAGTTCAATGAGGAATTTCTCAGAGTACCTTGAAGAAAGAGACCATAAGGTAATATACCTCAGCATTAATGATGAAAATAATTTACAAGCCCTGGACAAGAACATTCAAAAACTGGTCTCGGAAAATGGTTTTAAAAAGTTTGAATATCAGCTTCCAGATGAATACCGCTTAGACGAACAGCTGAAAGATTTATGTAATGACCTGGAAATTCCGACTGAAAGTTTCGACTCTGAACATTTCCTCACCAAAAGAAGCGAACTGGAAGAATTCTACCAGGGCAAAAAGCAGCTAACCATGGAGTACTTTTATCGCTACATGCGAAAAAAGCATGGGATACTGATGGCGACAGAGAAGGATCCTGAAGGAGGAAAATGGAATTTTGACAAATCCAATCGTAAAAAATGGAAAGGTGAACCAGAAATTCCGCACGAACGAGGATTTAGAAAAGACGTTTCAGCGATCCATGAAGAAATAGAAAAGGCTGGTATTAAAACTATTGGAAAAGTTGATAATACTAATTTTAACTGGCCTACATCAAGAGAAGATTCACTTTCTGTCTTAAATTATTTCTGCAAAAACCTGTTGGTTCATTTTGGGGATTATCAGGATGCACTGCATACCGAACAGGAATATCTGTTTCATTCTCGTTTATCTTTCAGCATGAATACTAAAATGCTGCATCCCCGGGAAGTTATAGACAGTGTGATAGATCATTACTATGAGAACAAGGATACCATAGACATTTCACAGGTGGAAGGATTTGTGAGGCAGATCCTTGGCTGGAGAGAATATATGCGGGGAATCTACTGGAAAGAAATGCCTGGTTACCGCAGATCCAATAAACTAGGAAACCAGAATCAATTACCAGCATTTTACTGGGATGCAGATACAAAAATGAATTGCCTACACCACTCTATTAAAAATAGCCTTGAAAATGCCTATGCGCATCATATCCAGAGACTCATGATCACTGGAAATTACGCATTGCTAACCCAAACTCATCCAGACGAAGTAGACCAATGGTACCTTGGGATATATATTGACGCCATAGAGTGGGTAGAGATCACTAATACAAGAGGGATGAGCCAGTTTGCAGATGGAGGCATAGTTGCTACCAAACCTTATGTTTCGAGCGGGAGTTATATTAACAAAATGAGCAATTATTGTAAGGATTGCCATTATAAAGTGAGTAAAAAAACTGAAGAGGATGCTTGTCCATTTAACAGTCTTTACTGGAATTTTTTGGACTCAAAAAGGGAAGAATTTAAAGACAATCAACGCATGAATATGATGATGAGCCTTCTGGATAAAAAGGATCCCGAAGAAATGGATAAAATCAGGAAACGCGCAAACAGCATCATCAACAAGCCTTCAGATTTTTAA
- a CDS encoding DASH family cryptochrome: MSTGLIWFRNDLRISDHEALKTACEDHEKVIGIYCFDPRQYEKDRYGFIKTGKFRAKFLIQTITELQKNLDSLNIPLFIYQKKPEEIIPQMISEYDIETIYFQKEWMQEEKAVENAVKKASEKVDFNSYYQQFLYHPEDIPFESFQDIPKAYTAFRKACEKKAEIRELIEIPRAIAKADISNETKIPNLKDLGLEDFEADSRSAFPFKGGEDQAKNRIKEYFWETENLAKYKETRNGLIGTQYSSKLSAWLANGSISPKQIYYEVKRFEKQVRSNQSTYWLIFELIWRDFFKYVSLKHGNKIFKLGGILDRDLEWKKDKNKLQQWINGKTQYDFVNANMKEIATTGFMSNRGRQNVNSFWAKEIKQDWRIGAAYFESLLIDYDVHSNWGNWMYNSGVGNDPRDRKFNIESQADRYDPDQEYQNLWLKN, translated from the coding sequence ATGAGCACCGGTCTAATTTGGTTTAGAAATGACCTGAGAATTTCAGATCACGAAGCTCTTAAAACAGCTTGCGAAGATCATGAAAAAGTAATTGGCATTTATTGTTTCGATCCCAGACAATATGAAAAAGATCGATATGGATTTATAAAAACCGGGAAATTCAGAGCGAAGTTCCTCATCCAGACTATTACTGAACTTCAGAAGAACCTTGACTCATTAAATATTCCTCTTTTTATCTATCAGAAAAAACCAGAAGAGATCATCCCTCAAATGATTTCAGAATATGATATTGAAACCATCTATTTTCAAAAAGAATGGATGCAAGAAGAGAAAGCTGTTGAAAATGCGGTGAAGAAGGCTTCAGAAAAAGTTGATTTTAATTCCTATTACCAGCAGTTCTTATATCATCCTGAGGATATTCCCTTTGAATCTTTTCAGGATATTCCAAAGGCCTATACAGCATTTAGAAAGGCCTGTGAAAAGAAAGCTGAGATCAGAGAACTTATCGAAATTCCGAGAGCAATAGCTAAAGCAGATATTTCTAATGAAACTAAAATCCCAAATTTGAAGGACCTGGGATTAGAAGATTTCGAAGCCGACTCAAGATCTGCTTTCCCTTTTAAAGGGGGTGAAGATCAGGCGAAAAACAGAATTAAAGAATACTTCTGGGAAACCGAAAATCTCGCTAAATATAAAGAGACCAGAAACGGACTCATTGGTACACAATATAGTTCTAAACTTTCTGCGTGGCTTGCCAATGGCAGTATTTCCCCAAAACAAATCTACTACGAAGTGAAAAGATTTGAAAAGCAAGTTAGGAGCAACCAAAGTACCTACTGGCTCATTTTCGAATTGATATGGCGGGATTTTTTTAAATACGTATCCCTAAAACACGGTAATAAGATCTTTAAACTTGGAGGAATCCTTGACCGGGATTTAGAATGGAAAAAAGATAAAAATAAGCTCCAGCAATGGATTAATGGTAAAACCCAGTATGATTTTGTAAATGCTAACATGAAAGAGATCGCCACTACGGGATTTATGAGTAATCGTGGAAGGCAGAATGTAAATAGTTTCTGGGCGAAAGAAATAAAACAGGACTGGCGTATTGGCGCGGCCTATTTCGAAAGTCTTCTTATAGATTACGATGTTCACAGTAATTGGGGAAACTGGATGTATAACAGCGGAGTGGGAAATGACCCAAGAGATAGAAAATTTAATATCGAAAGTCAGGCAGATCGCTATGACCCAGATCAGGAATATCAGAATTTATGGCTGAAGAATTAA
- a CDS encoding DUF2256 domain-containing protein gives MKKENLPEKICPVCGRPFKWRKKWQKDWDNVKYCSEKCRKNK, from the coding sequence ATGAAAAAGGAAAATCTTCCCGAAAAGATCTGCCCTGTTTGTGGGAGACCTTTTAAGTGGAGAAAAAAATGGCAAAAGGATTGGGATAATGTAAAATATTGTAGTGAAAAATGCCGAAAAAATAAATAA
- a CDS encoding flavin reductase, with the protein MKHIEASEIEKMEKIFRLNLINSCTGYKSANLIATKSKSGNPNVAVFSSITHMGSDPAMLGFVTRPLNVSRNTYQNIRDTSYFTVNHIHEKMIEQAHHTAAKYDEEISEFHKTGLNEEYLDDFHAPYVKQSEVKLGCKYLNEYHIKENDTLLVVAAIEHIYFDEGIQMPDGWLRLDDAGTVAINGLDGYSLPSLLDRFHYARPNQEVRSFFSKEKN; encoded by the coding sequence ATGAAACATATTGAAGCAAGTGAGATCGAGAAGATGGAAAAGATCTTCCGGTTAAATTTAATAAACAGCTGTACCGGTTATAAATCTGCTAATCTTATAGCGACAAAATCAAAAAGCGGGAATCCCAATGTAGCTGTTTTTAGTTCTATAACCCATATGGGAAGCGATCCGGCCATGCTGGGATTTGTAACCAGGCCATTAAATGTTTCCAGGAATACTTATCAAAACATTAGAGACACCTCATATTTTACTGTGAATCATATTCATGAGAAAATGATAGAACAGGCCCATCATACGGCTGCTAAATATGATGAAGAGATCTCAGAATTTCATAAAACAGGACTTAACGAGGAATACCTTGATGATTTTCATGCTCCGTATGTTAAACAGTCTGAAGTCAAATTAGGCTGCAAATACCTGAATGAATATCACATCAAAGAGAATGACACCCTGCTTGTAGTTGCGGCAATCGAGCATATATATTTTGATGAGGGAATCCAGATGCCAGACGGATGGTTACGCCTTGACGATGCTGGTACTGTGGCGATAAACGGTTTGGACGGATATTCACTTCCCAGCCTATTAGACAGGTTCCATTATGCGAGACCAAACCAGGAAGTGAGATCATTTTTTAGCAAGGAAAAAAATTAA
- a CDS encoding alkene reductase, with translation MSTEKQPLLEPYKLGNITLKNRVIMAPMTRSRADNNENKPTDMHVEYYTQRAGAGLIITEGSQVSERAVGYVNTPGIHTSEQVEGWKKVTEAVHEKDGKIFMQLWHVGRISHPKFHDGKKPLAPSAVNPNSKVYTPEGFEETTEPKEMSMQEIHETVQEFKNAAQMAKDAGFDGVEIHSSNGYLFHQFFNKNANHRTDDYGGSIQNRARFFFDVLEAVTEVWPENQIGCRFNPSLHKSFGIVATQETIETFDYIIEKLNAYDLAYVHLSEPFTDVSDVPYLETEIAKRYRKIYKGTLMINNGFDRESGNKVIEEGDADLVAYGKLFISNPDLPERFKNKWPLAEFDEDTFYTTGKEGYTDYPAYEKEKVS, from the coding sequence ATGAGTACAGAAAAACAGCCCCTATTAGAACCCTACAAGCTTGGGAATATAACTCTTAAGAACAGGGTGATCATGGCTCCTATGACCAGAAGCAGAGCCGATAACAATGAAAATAAACCTACAGATATGCATGTGGAATACTATACACAGCGTGCAGGAGCAGGTTTAATAATCACTGAAGGTTCCCAGGTTTCAGAAAGAGCCGTTGGTTACGTGAACACCCCTGGAATTCATACTTCTGAACAGGTTGAAGGATGGAAAAAAGTGACCGAAGCTGTCCACGAAAAGGATGGTAAAATCTTCATGCAGTTATGGCATGTGGGACGTATCTCCCACCCTAAATTTCATGACGGTAAAAAACCTCTCGCTCCAAGTGCGGTAAACCCTAATTCCAAAGTTTATACGCCAGAAGGTTTCGAGGAAACAACCGAGCCAAAAGAAATGAGCATGCAGGAGATCCATGAGACCGTACAGGAGTTTAAAAATGCCGCCCAGATGGCCAAAGATGCCGGATTTGACGGCGTGGAAATACATTCTTCCAATGGATATCTTTTCCATCAATTTTTCAATAAAAATGCAAATCACAGAACAGATGATTACGGCGGAAGCATCCAGAACCGAGCCCGTTTTTTCTTTGATGTACTGGAAGCGGTAACCGAAGTTTGGCCGGAAAACCAGATAGGATGTAGATTCAATCCTTCACTACATAAATCATTCGGCATCGTCGCTACTCAAGAAACCATTGAAACCTTCGATTATATTATCGAGAAACTGAACGCTTACGATCTGGCTTATGTTCATCTTTCGGAGCCTTTTACAGACGTGAGCGATGTTCCATATCTGGAAACAGAAATTGCAAAACGTTATCGTAAGATCTATAAAGGCACTTTAATGATCAATAATGGTTTTGACCGCGAATCTGGAAATAAAGTGATCGAAGAAGGAGATGCAGATCTGGTTGCCTACGGTAAACTCTTTATTTCTAATCCCGATCTTCCTGAAAGATTCAAGAATAAATGGCCGTTGGCTGAATTTGACGAGGATACTTTCTATACCACCGGAAAAGAAGGATATACCGACTACCCGGCTTATGAGAAAGAAAAAGTTTCATAA
- a CDS encoding NAD(P)/FAD-dependent oxidoreductase: MHKEKDVAIVGSGLVGSLLAIFLRKQGHKVTVFDRRPDVRKVQFSGRSINLAMSNRGWKALREAGIEEEIRGLALPLDKRAMHVEGQPVYFQKYGEEGEAIYSISRGVLNRKMIDLAESAGATFRFEEKIWDVDMQEARLYTGESEKSVWKEYKFDLIFGADGAFSRVRHKMQRQSRFNYSQHFIDVGYKELTILANEDGSHKLDNSSFHIWPRGNFMLIAMPNLNGTFTCTLFMPFEGEVSFESIKTEQDADAFFENYFPDIKDEISNLKKDFFKNPTSAMVTIKCFPWSYFDKITLVGDSAHAIVPFYGQGMNAGFEDISVLNEKMNKYGDDWEQIFEEYQTERKPNADAIAELSYRNFIEMSSKTADPMFLLRKKIEKKFAQEHPELWIPLYSRVTFSDKAYADALKIGDYQRGIMDQVMEIPQIEEKWDTKEVEQEIIKLIKK; this comes from the coding sequence ATGCATAAAGAAAAAGATGTAGCGATAGTAGGATCAGGACTTGTAGGATCACTGCTAGCTATTTTCCTTCGGAAACAAGGACATAAGGTAACTGTATTCGATCGTAGACCAGATGTGCGTAAAGTTCAATTTTCGGGTAGGTCTATTAACCTGGCCATGTCTAATCGTGGATGGAAGGCTTTACGTGAAGCCGGAATAGAAGAAGAAATTAGGGGACTTGCTTTGCCATTGGATAAAAGAGCCATGCATGTAGAAGGACAGCCGGTTTATTTCCAAAAATATGGAGAAGAAGGAGAGGCTATCTATTCTATTTCCCGGGGTGTTTTAAACCGAAAGATGATAGATTTGGCCGAATCTGCCGGGGCAACATTTAGATTTGAAGAGAAGATCTGGGATGTTGATATGCAGGAAGCCAGGCTTTATACCGGAGAATCTGAAAAAAGCGTCTGGAAAGAATATAAGTTCGATCTTATTTTTGGAGCCGATGGAGCATTTTCCAGGGTTCGGCATAAGATGCAACGCCAAAGCAGGTTCAATTACTCCCAGCACTTTATTGATGTTGGCTATAAGGAGCTTACAATTTTAGCTAATGAAGATGGCAGTCATAAACTGGATAATTCTTCTTTCCATATTTGGCCAAGAGGGAATTTCATGCTTATTGCCATGCCTAATCTTAACGGTACCTTCACCTGTACACTCTTCATGCCTTTTGAGGGGGAGGTTTCATTTGAAAGTATAAAGACAGAGCAGGATGCAGATGCTTTTTTCGAGAACTATTTTCCAGATATAAAGGACGAGATATCTAATCTTAAAAAAGATTTCTTTAAAAACCCAACCAGTGCCATGGTTACCATTAAATGTTTTCCCTGGTCATATTTTGATAAAATTACCTTAGTGGGCGATTCTGCGCATGCGATCGTGCCTTTTTACGGGCAGGGCATGAACGCAGGTTTTGAGGATATTTCAGTATTGAATGAAAAGATGAATAAATATGGGGATGACTGGGAACAGATCTTTGAAGAATATCAAACCGAAAGGAAGCCAAATGCCGATGCGATCGCTGAATTGAGTTATCGCAATTTTATTGAAATGAGCAGCAAGACTGCAGATCCTATGTTTCTTTTAAGAAAGAAGATCGAAAAGAAATTCGCCCAGGAACATCCCGAATTATGGATCCCTTTATATTCCCGGGTAACTTTTTCTGATAAAGCCTATGCCGATGCTTTAAAAATTGGGGATTATCAGCGGGGGATCATGGATCAGGTAATGGAAATTCCGCAGATAGAAGAAAAATGGGATACTAAAGAGGTGGAGCAGGAGATTATAAAACTCATCAAAAAATAA
- the msrA gene encoding peptide-methionine (S)-S-oxide reductase MsrA: MKFLILNFISLLLLACGNQAEKSNATKQEIANAEPVEASVQNGMKKAYFASGCFWCVEAVYESVEGVQESISGYSGGHTKNPTYEQSNTGKTGHAEAVEVIYDPEVVSFKTLVEVYFGSQDPTQVNGQGPDRGSQYRSIIFYQNEEQKNIIEEVKAEVAKNYDEPIAAEILPFQKFWKAEDYHQNYEKNNPNNPYIRNVSIPRLNRFKEKFPELLKENQHSNSSEE; this comes from the coding sequence ATGAAATTTTTGATTTTAAACTTTATTAGTCTGCTATTGCTAGCCTGTGGTAATCAGGCTGAAAAAAGCAATGCTACCAAACAAGAGATCGCCAATGCTGAACCTGTAGAAGCATCAGTCCAGAATGGAATGAAGAAAGCTTATTTTGCCAGTGGTTGTTTCTGGTGCGTGGAAGCAGTATATGAAAGCGTTGAGGGCGTTCAGGAAAGCATTTCAGGATATTCTGGTGGTCATACTAAAAATCCAACATACGAGCAAAGCAACACTGGGAAAACTGGTCATGCCGAAGCTGTTGAAGTGATCTATGACCCGGAAGTGGTAAGTTTTAAGACCCTGGTCGAAGTATATTTTGGTTCTCAGGACCCGACCCAGGTCAATGGTCAGGGACCAGACCGAGGTTCTCAATACAGGTCTATCATATTTTACCAGAATGAAGAGCAGAAAAATATTATCGAAGAAGTAAAGGCAGAGGTAGCAAAAAATTATGATGAACCTATTGCCGCTGAAATTCTACCATTTCAGAAATTCTGGAAAGCCGAGGATTATCATCAGAATTATGAAAAGAACAATCCCAACAATCCCTATATCAGGAACGTTTCTATTCCAAGACTTAACAGGTTCAAGGAAAAATTTCCTGAGCTATTAAAAGAGAATCAACATTCAAATTCAAGCGAAGAATAA